The following nucleotide sequence is from Nitratidesulfovibrio termitidis HI1.
TCGATCCGGTACAGCCACGAGTGGTGCTGGCTCGCCGATCCGTCGTAAAAAAAGCTGCCCACGGCCACCTGGTTCGATGATCCCGGAAAGGTCACGAATCCCCCATACCCCAGCACCGCCGCCGTCCCGCTGGCGGCTCCGCCCAGGGTGATGACGGATATCGAATCCGCCGTCAGCTGCACCGTCCCCACGGTCCGGCACCCATAAACCCCGCCGCCCAGGCTGACCTCGGTATTTTGCGCCCATGTCCACGGGTTGGTGATTGCCGCGCTGCCGGTGATATTCGTTGCCAGCGGGCGCATGGTGCACGGGGTCAGCACCGTGTACGCCGAGAGGTCGGTGACCAGCGCCGCCGTCCAGCCCTTGCAGTAGGCGTCGGACACGCCCGAGTAGCTGATCATGGCGCGCGTGATCGCGACATGCGGGTACGTCCACACCGTACCCACGTCGCCCAGGATCAGACAGGCATACCCCTGGGGGGTCACGCCCCAGCGGACGAGCGGGATTTCCGCGCCGGTGGAGGTGGCAAAAGCATAGCCCCACGTGCTGGGCGTGTTGTTCTCGTTGTGGTAGCCTGTAACAGTTAGCTGCATGTGCTCCCGTGTGTACCGGTGGATGGAGACCTCGATCTGATGCATGATGCCCGATGTGTGCATCGCGCTTGCCGCGAACACGATGGCCCCGGTGACGCTGGAGGCCTTGCTGGCGTACGAGGCCAGACCCTCGACGATGCGCGCCTCCGTGGTGCCGCTACCGGCAGACGGCGTGGCATAGATCACCTCGCCCGCCGCCTTGTTGAGTTTCAGTGTCACCCCCGTGTACTGGCCCGACAGGCGGGCGTCCGGCACAGTGCCGGACGTGAGCTTGCCGGCGTCCAGGCTGGCCACCTTGCTGTTGGTCACCGCCCCGTCGGCGATCTCGCCCGTCGTGATGGGCTCCTTCTCGAAATCCCGCGCCTTCGCGTTCCAGTCCATACAGCCCCCTACAGCACGTAGACGGTCAGCAGCCCGCCCGCAGGCACGCCGCTGATGTCCAGGTCGAAGTACAGCGCCGTGAAGTCCGGGGTCAGCACGCGCTGGTCGGACAGGTCCACAACGTTGTTGTCCCCGGTCTCGCCGTCCACGGACAGCACGGCCTGGCCGCCAAGCGCCACGGACGGGGTAAACTGCAACACCGGCAACCGTCCGTCGCCGACCGGCAGTTGCACCAGCCGGTAACATCCGTTCACGGTCCCGTCATCCTGCACCGGGATGCGATAGGTGCGCAGCCCGCGCGGCGCCACATCGATACGGCTCATGCGATATCCTCCATTAGTCCTTGCGGTACACCACCCACACGTCCAGCCCGTACGGCTTGCCCGTGTAGGATGTCGTAAACTGCACCATTATCGCGCCCTGCACGGACATCCGCAGCCACGAGCGCAGCAGGAAGCCGCCGGACACCACGCCTTCCAGGCTGTGGCCCACAGGAAACGTGTCGTAATACGGCTCCGGCAGCGTGATACCGCCCCCGTACTGGACGATTCGCGTGGCCTCCATGTCCGGCGTCGTGATGCCGGCGGAAAAGAAACCGCCGTCGCCGATGATCCCGGTGGTCATGGCCACCCGCATGGCGTACGCGCCGCCGCCCAGGTCCACCTCGACGCCGCTGGGCCAGTCCGCCGGGGTCCACGCAAAGCGCTCTGCTGCCACCGCGTCCACGATCTCGCCCACGTCCACGGGCGCGGCGTTCATGGGCGCGTAGTACGCCTTGATGCACTTCACCACCGCGTAATAGGCGGGGTACGTGTCAGGGCCGGTGCCCCCGCCGCCCACGGCGAGGTCGCCCGTCCCCCCGCCTGTGGCGGGGCCCACGGAATCCGTGGCGGTCTGGATGGCGTCCTGGCCAGTGTTGCCGACGGTGCTGTTCGTGGAATTCAGCAGGCCGACGTAGTAGTCGTTCCCGTTCTCGCTCCCCTGGAACATGCTGGACGTCAGGTATTTCCTGCCGTCCCCGTTCGGCCCGCCGGAGCCCACACCAGCGCCTGTGTGGTACCGAAATGTGTGCGTATGCCCCGCTCCAGCGCCTCCGCTCACCTCGTGCGGGTGCGGCCCCACGCTCGACGCGCGCGTGCTGCCCGGCGTCACCGTCGGGTCGCCGCCCTTGCCCATGTCCGCGCCGCGCGTAAAGCGCAGCCGCAGGTCCGGCAGCACGGCGGACGGGGCCGTGGGGCTGCCCGTCAGGTACGTGACCAGGTCCGGGTAGGCCGCCCGCGTCACCGTCTGCCCGGCGCACACCAGATACCCCGGCGGCACCCTGTCCACCGGGAATTCCGCCAGGCTTCCGATGGGCACGTAGGCCATCATGCCGCCCGTCTGCGCGATCAGCTCATCCACTATGGACTGCACCTGGTCTCCGCAGGCGCAGGCCTGCGTTGCGCACGCGCAGGCCTGCTCGGCGCACTCGCACGCCTGGTCCGCACACTCGCATGCGTCCTCGCGCGCCTTCAGTAGTTCCTGAACGATGCCGCCGGGACCATAGGATCCGTCCGGCGGCATCAGCAGCGCCCGCCCCATTTCCTCGGTCAGCTCCTGGGTGATGGCCACCACCTTGTCGAAGTCCGTTTCCACGGTACGGCTGGGAAACTTCCCCCCCTCCGGATATTCGGTCTCCTGGGTGCGCGTGGTGTGGCGGCGGATCACCAGATGCAGCCCCAGCGGCGGCGGCTGTTCGAAAACAACCGTGCCTCCGGCCTGCTGCTGCGCGCCGAAGACCGCGTAGCCGGATGTAATGAACGTCTCCGCGCCGCCTGGGCTCACCGTGCTCACGACCAGGTGCGCCGGGTCGAAGAAAAAGAACGGCACGGGAAACGTCGTTCCCCCCGTCGTGTCGTACACCACCTTCACGTCCTGCCCGGTAATCATCTGAAACCGCCTCCGCGCCGCACCACCTTGCTGGGCGTCAGGTCAACCGGCCCCAGTTGCAGGTACGTCTGGTTGTATTCTTCCCGCAGCTTCCTTTCCGACCTGGCCAGCGTGCCCGGCGAAAGTGCCTCGCGGATGTGGAACAGCAGCAGGTAGTCCAGTGCCCCGCGCGTGTACCACAGGTTGATGAAGGGCGTGTTGTTGATGCCAAGCCGCAGCGCGTCCTCCCCGGCCCCCTCGAATTCGCCCCGCACCAGTTGCCCGGAGATGGGCAGTACCTGCGAGGCCAGCGTGGGCAGCGGCCCCAGCAGGGCGCTGGCGGCCTCGGAGCCAAACCGGTTCTTCACGCCCAGGAAGTAGTCACCAAAGATGCCCAACCCGCCGGACTGCACGGCAGCAGCCATCCACGTTTCCGGCTTCATGGGGTCACGGGGCTGTCGCCCCTTGGCCAGGTCCTTGGCGGTCATGGCCACGTAGCCCATGAGTACCGACCCGGCCACGGCGTGCACCATGCCCGGCATGTCGGCCAGGATGCGTTGCTCGTGCCCGGCCTGCTGCCAGCGCATTTCCCGCAGAAAGCGCTGGCCGTACACCGCGCTGAACGACTTGAACTGAAGGACGCTGCGCAGTACTTCGCCCACCACTGTGCCGGGCCGCGTGCCCTGGTACATCAGCGCCCGCGTCTTCTCGTCCGGCTCCAGCACGGCGTACCGAGTCTCGTCGGCGTAATAGCCCATCACGTCGGTGACCAGGTCACGCCGCAGCCGGTCCAGTTCCCGCGCCCTTCCGGCCTCCCATGTGGCCACCGCATCGGCATGCTTGGCTTTGGCTTTCTCCACACGAATAGCGAAGTCTTCAGCCTTTTCTTTATTGAGCCGCTCCGGTTCGACGTACTTAGGCTGCTTCCCTTTCCACTCTACGGTAGACTTCGTATGTCTTTCCTTGGCCCTCTCTACTCGCGTGGCAAACCGTTCATCGCTTTCATCATCACGCCGTATTGGCTCCTCGTACTTCGGCTCCCGACCTTCCCACTTCTTCGTGGCCTCGCCGTATCGTTTCTTAGCGCTCTCCACACGAGCCAAAAACTCACCATCGCTTTCCGTTCTTAGGGATGGCTCCACATAATGCGGTCGCCCAGAGTCAGAATAGGATTCGCGCAGCAGGTGCTCCACGTCGGCGTCCCCCAGGTCGAACGCCCGTTCGGGCACCACGTAGTGCCTCCCGTCAGGACCAACCTGCACCAGACGGCGCATCAGGTCCCAACGGTCCTCCAGGCCATGCCTGCGCAGGCTCGCGGCCATGTGCTCGTCCAACTCGCGGAATGGCGTCTCCGCGTGTTCCGCCAGCCGGTTGGACAGATAGTGCGTGTAGGCGGCCTTGTGCCCCTCGGTCCACGCATCCAGGCCGGAGTACCGGAAGAACGTGTTCATCCAGCGGCTCATGCCCCCACCGGGGTCGCCTTCCAGCATGCCGAAACGATCATGCAGGTCCCGCAGAAAGCCTTCCGAATACACCCCAAGCGCCCGGCCCAGTTCCTTCTGCTCCGGGCTAGCAAGGCGTTCCAGCCGCATGTCGAACGCCAGCCGCCACGCGGACAGCAGGTTCTCGCCATTGTGGCGCAGGTTCGCGGCCTTCACGAACACGTCAGCGAACGCGGAAAGCACCGCCCCCCCCAGCTTGGCCATGCTGATGACGCCCCGCGCCCCGGCGGCCATCCTGGCCATGTTCACGTTGACGGGGCTGCTCGACTCGCCGGACAGCGCCTTGTAGTAATTGGCAAGCCGCCCGTGGCCGTCGCCGGTCCAGGCTTTTTGAATCTTGGAAATCTCGGCCCCCCGCACGCCCGCCAGGGTGCTTTCCAGCGTGGCCCGTGCCCGCGCGGCTGCCGCATCGTCTCCGCGTCCGGCGGCATCGGCGTATTCCGCCTCCACTCTTTCCAGCTTCCGCGCGGTGTCCCCCCCGACCGCCTGACGGATGGCCTCCGCCGGAGCCTCGCGCAGCCTGCGTATCTCGGCCTCCAGCAGCGATCCGATCATGGCTTCGGGATTGGGGCCGAACGTCTCCATCAGGGCCAGCTTGCGCGCTCCCGCGCTCAACTGCCCCAGCACGGCGTCGCCGATGTGCCCCCGTCCATATTCCCGATGGTACTCAATGGCCGCGTCCGCATCGCGGAAGTGCAGCACCCGCTCCTTCTCCATCCCCCGCGCGATGGAGCCGGGCCGCCGAAACATTATCCCCTGCTCACGAAGCGTGAGTTTACGATCGCGACCAGTGACAATCGTTGTCCAAATTTCCGCTAACGCCGTACGGCGCTGCATTCCCAATACATAATCTCGATTCTCTTCCCATTTTACTATGGCACGCTTATGCTCGCCTTCTTCCACCGCCACGCGTGATGTGTAATCCTCATCGCTCTCGCCACGTCGTGCCGGTTCTTTATACTCCGGCTTCCTATCGTTCCATGCGGTCAAGGATTCGGAGTGGCGCACCTTTGCCCTTTCAACGCGTGCGTCAAACGCATCATCGCTTTCCCATGCCCTACGTTTCGGCAGTTCATATTTCGGCTTCCTTTCTTCCCATTTCTTCACTGCTAAGGCATGCCGCGTTTTAGCATCTTCCACACGTACAGCAAAATGTTCGTCGCTTTCCCCCTTTCGCTTCGGCACATTGTATTCCGGAGCGCCTTGGCGCCAGTCGTTGCCCAACTCCCCCCCGAGGCTCCGCTCCCAATCCAGGCGGGGCAGCATGTGCTCAATCCACGCCGTCTCTCCCGCCGCCAGCAGCTTGGCCGCGTCGTGCGACTGCGGGGCGTATCCATCCAGCCGCCCGATGTTGGCCCCGGCCTCGTTCAGGCGCTGACGGTTCCTTTCCAGCCAGGATGAGAAAACGTCGGCCACCTGGCGGGCGGTCCCGTCGCCGGTGGCTCCGGGTTGCAGCATCTCCCGCAACACCTGCTCGCCGAAAGCCCGGTCGCCCCGCAGCAGTTCGGCGGCACCCTCGATACGATCCAGGTCCCGCGCCACGCCCCCGGAATATTCCTTCATGATGCCCGCGAATCTCGCGCTGGCGGACTTCCGGCTGCCCGCGAACCGCTGATGCGACCCCACCAGCAGCGCAGTCATGCCGTCCAGGAACGTTGCCCCGTCCTGACGCATGGCGGCCAGTGAATCCTCCAGCGCATCGCGCCGCAGAATGGTAATGGCGGCCTGACGGCGCCGCATGGCTGCCTCCACCCTAGACGCCTCCGCGCGGTCCATGATGCGCCGCGCCAGTTGCGCCTCGCGCGAAACGACGCCACTGGGCATTTCCTCCCGTGCGTCCTCCAGCATGCCGTCCACCAGGCGGGTGGCTTCGTCCGGCATCGCCCCGGCGTTTACCGCCGCCCGCACGCAATCGTCACGGCTGGCCATTACACCGCCTCCAGGATGCAGCCCAACAGTTGCAGGGCCACGTTTTCCAGTTCATCCACTCGCGCCGCGTCCAGGGCGGCCCGCTCAAGTTCGGCCACGGCTTCGGGGTCGGCCCGCCCCTCGGCGCGCAGCCGCTCCACCTCGGCGTCGCGAAACCGGTTGATTGCCCCGGCGTCTCCTGTTCCTTCGGCATCACGCACTGCCTCGCGGGGGCTGCTCCAGTCCACGGATGTCTTGCCTTCGGCCTGCCGGTGCGCTATGTTTTCCCTACCAGGCGCGCCTGGTGTGTGCCCCTGCGGACTGCGGCCAGAGCGATGAGGAAGCTCCCCGCCAGTACCCTCCGGGACGGCGGGAAACCGCCCCGGAGCGGATTCCGCAGGGGTTCTTCTTTGGGAAACCGCCGCGCGTTCGCGCCCTTCGGGGCGGACATGCATGGTCACCAGCATGCCGCTGCCATCCTCCATCCTGCCCTCGCCGATCACCAACTGTCCGCCGTCTTCGCGCGGTATGACCCACGTGCGCCGCCCCTCGGCTGCTCCGTCCACCGGCATGTACTCCCGGACAAGACGCGGCAGGGCCAGCACGTCGTCGCGGGTCACGGGCATGGGGTCAACGCCCGCCTCCCCATGCTTCACGATGATCTTCACCAGCCCGTACCCGGACCGCGACCCTGTTTCCGCCTGCAACTCCCGTCCCTGCACACGAATTTCGCCGTTCACGTCCACCGACGGTCCCCGCGTCACCAGCAGCGGCTCTATGTCCTCCGGCCGCAAGGCAGCCAGCA
It contains:
- a CDS encoding phage tail protein, coding for MITGQDVKVVYDTTGGTTFPVPFFFFDPAHLVVSTVSPGGAETFITSGYAVFGAQQQAGGTVVFEQPPPLGLHLVIRRHTTRTQETEYPEGGKFPSRTVETDFDKVVAITQELTEEMGRALLMPPDGSYGPGGIVQELLKAREDACECADQACECAEQACACATQACACGDQVQSIVDELIAQTGGMMAYVPIGSLAEFPVDRVPPGYLVCAGQTVTRAAYPDLVTYLTGSPTAPSAVLPDLRLRFTRGADMGKGGDPTVTPGSTRASSVGPHPHEVSGGAGAGHTHTFRYHTGAGVGSGGPNGDGRKYLTSSMFQGSENGNDYYVGLLNSTNSTVGNTGQDAIQTATDSVGPATGGGTGDLAVGGGGTGPDTYPAYYAVVKCIKAYYAPMNAAPVDVGEIVDAVAAERFAWTPADWPSGVEVDLGGGAYAMRVAMTTGIIGDGGFFSAGITTPDMEATRIVQYGGGITLPEPYYDTFPVGHSLEGVVSGGFLLRSWLRMSVQGAIMVQFTTSYTGKPYGLDVWVVYRKD